The Triticum aestivum cultivar Chinese Spring chromosome 4B, IWGSC CS RefSeq v2.1, whole genome shotgun sequence sequence cagctacagctccagccCAACCAGCTGCAGCACCTACCCCAGCAGCTCCATCAACTTCGAcagaagccttcgttcttggagttatccggactcCACCTccagaagaccaagcctgagagacgacatagtactatgcattttctaggaactttttggtaacttgttgccaaagggggagaaaaatgtatagatcataggcttcaagagagagagagagttttgcttttgttctctcttgtcttcttggttgaacttttatttgcttttggttgcttgagatactatgcttttatctgtgagacattgatgatcatgtgtttgatcataagctacacttatgcttattatgatattatcttatttatccttatatgatcattcactgtgcttggtgatgagtgcatgtattcaatctctattattttgagcgctccaccaagatgtatgtgacatggaagagtaacccatgagcctaattccttgtgcatttgcagtccaaagcaaatcttaaaatatgcaaaaatttagggggagctcttgcttatcacatacttctcaaagcgacgatgtttttcaattttattatcatttgtcgaagctttgatctatatgttgtcatcaattaccaaaaagggggagattgacagtgcaactatccctaggtggttttggtaattcataacaacatatagctcactgagctaatgctattccaagatgaatatttcaggaaagctcaatgaatggcatggcttggatgatgaaagtggatccctcaaaatattaaggacaaaggattggctcaagctcaaaagctcaagactctacattttacctattagtgatccaagatcacattgagtctataggcaaagccaatactatcaaggagggatgaggtgttgcttaatgagcctcttgcttcatgtgcttagtgatatgctccaaaaccctccactactttctcacatccacttTTGACCTAaccctaaagtcaaactcggccccaccgattctttctatccggcgccaccgagttcagatgtcatagccactgccacaaaccctaggcaaatcggtttcaccgatagggatctcggtctcactgagatgggattgtaatctctctatttccctccgtaacgtttcggtctagctgaagtgagcgattggtcccaccgagattacaatgtaaactctctgtttccctttcgtaacttttcggtctcaccgaaagagcgattcggtcccaccgagtttacttgaccaactctctggttagctaattaccaaaatcggtctcaccgagtttgtgtaatcggtctcaccgagattacgttatgccctaaccctaaacatatcggtcctaccgagttgcatctcagtcccaccgaaaatcctaacggtcactaggttaactaaatcggtccgaccgggtttgttgattcggtcccaccgagtttgttaaattgtgtgtaacggttagattttgtgtggagcctatatatacccctccacctcctcttcattcgtagagagagccatcagaacaaacctacacttccaacttaccagttctgagagagaaccacctactcatgtgttgaggccaagatattccattcctaccatatgaatcctgatctctagccttccccaagttgctttccactcaaatcttgtttccaccagatccaaatcctatgagagagagttgagtgttggggagactatcatttgaagcacaagagcaaggagttcatcatcaacacaccatttgttacttcttggagagtggtgtctcctagattggctaggtgtcacttgggagcctccgccaagattttggagttgaaccaaggagtttgtaagggcaaggagatcacctacttcgtgaagatataccgctagtgaggcaagtccttcgtgggcgacggccatggtgggatagacaaggttgccccttcgtggacccttcgtgggtggagccctccgtggactcgcgcaaccgttaccctacgtgggttgaagtctccatcaacatggatgtacgatagcaccacctatcggaaccacgacaaaaacatccgtgtctccaattgcgtttgaatcctccaaacccttccctttacattcttgcaagttgcatgctttaatttccgctgttaatatactctttgcatgcttgaatgaattgtgtgaagattgcttgacttgttcaaagatagctaaaatctgccaaagtctaaaattgggaaaatgttaggtTTTtagttggtcaagtagtctaatcacccccctctagacatacttcaaggtcctacagcccACAGATCAACCCTCTTCTTACTCCTATCTCTCCCTCTCTTTGGCATTTCTACAAACACCTTGTGTGCGCATGcaagccacctccgccgccgacCATTGTCGGCGCTCACTTGCGCACGACGGCGCACACGCTCACGGCGGGGGCGGCTAAGCGCACGGCTGTTAGTGGTTGCCTCCGGTACCGTCACCGCAGCAGCATCATCCGGGGGCAGACTACACCACCTGGGCCAGCGACAAGAAGATCAAAGTCGGCGACACCCTCGGTTAGTGCATGCCGGCCACGTACTTTTCGAGTAGTAACATTTTCATCTGGTGTAACACCATGGACGCGCGCGGCAATTTTTGGTTTACCTTCGCAGTGTTCAACTACGCCGGCGGGGGGCACAACATGGCGGAGGTGAGCGCGGCGGACTATGCATCATGCTCCGCCGCGAATGCGCTCAGCAGCGATGGCAGCAGTGCCACCACCATCGCGCTCAAGACCGCGGGGAAGCACTACTTCATctgcggcgtcaccggccactacAGCAACGACATGAAGCCCGCCGTCGacatcgccgccaccaccgc is a genomic window containing:
- the LOC123089893 gene encoding blue copper protein-like; amino-acid sequence: MDPQQHHPGADYTTWASDKKIKVGDTLVFNYAGGGHNMAEVSAADYASCSAANALSSDGSSATTIALKTAGKHYFICGVTGHYSNDMKPAVDIAATTAASPPKASPTPDTPDTPSTTPTSPSTPGATPKTPATVLAPPTKQSESGATGLRAIAVSGEGAVASMPSVHFTASR